One Streptomyces sp. V4I8 genomic window carries:
- a CDS encoding glycerol-3-phosphate dehydrogenase/oxidase — MRTATLGPAERAESLAAMAERELDLLVVGAGVVGAGTALDAATRGLSTGLVEARDWASGTSSRSSKLIHGGLRYLEMLDFALVREALKERGLLVSRLAPHLVKPVPFLYPLQYKGWERLYAGSGVLLYDIMSMARSHGRGMPLHRHLSRRHALRIAPALKKDALVGALQYYDAQMDDARYVATLVRTAAAYGAKVANRARVTGFLREGERVVGARVQDVEAGGEYEIRAKQIVNATGVWTDDTQSMVGERGQFHVRASKGIHLVVPKDRIHSTTGLILRTEKSVLFVIPWGRHWIVGTTDTDWDLDKAHPAASSADIDYLLDHVNSVLAVPLTRDDVEGVYAGLRPLLAGESDATSKLSREHTVAHPVPGLVVVAGGKYTTYRVMAKDAVDAAVHGLDMRVAECVTEDIPLLGAEGYRALWNARARIAARTGIHVVRVEHLLNRYGSMAEEVLELIAADPTLGEPLQSADDYLRAEIVYAASHEGARHLDDVLTRRTRISIETFDRGTRCAREAADLMAPVLGWDKDHIDREIQHYEKRVEAERESQRQPDDLTADAARLGAPDIVPL; from the coding sequence GTGAGGACAGCGACACTGGGGCCGGCGGAGCGCGCCGAGTCACTGGCAGCAATGGCCGAGCGTGAGCTGGACCTACTGGTCGTGGGCGCCGGCGTCGTGGGCGCGGGCACCGCCCTCGACGCGGCGACCCGCGGACTGTCCACCGGCCTGGTCGAGGCCCGTGACTGGGCGTCGGGCACCTCCAGCAGGTCGAGCAAGCTGATCCACGGCGGCCTGCGCTATCTGGAGATGCTCGACTTCGCACTCGTACGCGAGGCACTGAAGGAACGCGGACTGCTGGTGTCCCGGCTGGCCCCGCACCTCGTGAAACCGGTGCCCTTCCTGTATCCGCTGCAGTACAAGGGCTGGGAGCGCCTGTACGCCGGTTCGGGTGTCCTGCTCTACGACATCATGTCGATGGCCCGCAGCCACGGGCGGGGCATGCCCCTGCACCGCCATCTGAGCCGCCGTCACGCCCTGCGCATCGCCCCCGCCCTGAAGAAGGACGCACTGGTCGGCGCGCTGCAGTACTACGACGCCCAGATGGACGACGCCCGCTATGTGGCCACCCTCGTGCGCACAGCCGCGGCGTACGGCGCGAAAGTGGCCAACCGCGCGCGGGTGACCGGGTTCCTGCGCGAGGGTGAACGCGTCGTCGGGGCCCGGGTGCAGGACGTCGAGGCGGGCGGGGAGTACGAGATCCGCGCCAAGCAGATCGTCAACGCGACCGGTGTGTGGACCGACGACACCCAGTCGATGGTGGGGGAGCGCGGCCAGTTCCACGTGCGCGCCTCCAAGGGCATTCACCTGGTCGTGCCCAAGGACCGCATCCACTCCACGACGGGGCTGATCCTGCGCACCGAGAAGTCGGTGCTGTTCGTCATCCCCTGGGGCCGGCACTGGATCGTCGGCACCACCGACACCGACTGGGACCTCGACAAGGCACACCCGGCCGCGTCCAGCGCCGACATCGACTACCTGCTGGACCACGTGAACTCGGTGCTCGCGGTGCCGCTGACACGGGACGACGTGGAGGGCGTGTACGCGGGCCTGCGGCCACTGCTCGCCGGTGAGTCGGACGCCACCAGCAAGCTGTCGCGCGAGCACACCGTGGCCCATCCCGTGCCCGGACTCGTCGTCGTGGCGGGCGGCAAGTACACGACGTACCGGGTGATGGCCAAGGACGCGGTGGACGCGGCGGTGCACGGGCTCGACATGCGGGTCGCCGAGTGCGTCACGGAGGACATTCCGCTGCTGGGCGCGGAGGGGTACCGGGCGCTGTGGAACGCGCGTGCGCGGATCGCGGCGCGTACGGGCATTCATGTGGTGCGGGTGGAGCACCTGCTGAACCGGTACGGATCGATGGCGGAGGAGGTGCTCGAACTCATCGCCGCCGATCCCACGCTGGGCGAGCCCCTGCAGTCCGCCGACGACTATCTGCGCGCCGAGATCGTCTACGCCGCCTCGCACGAGGGGGCGCGCCACCTGGACGACGTGCTGACGCGGCGTACGCGCATCTCGATCGAGACGTTCGACCGGGGGACGCGGTGCGCGCGCGAGGCGGCCGACCTGATGGCACCGGTGCTGGGCTGGGACAAGGACCACATCGACCGCGAGATCCAGCACTACGAGAAGCGGGTGGAGGCCGAGCGGGAGTCGCAGCGGCAGCCGGACGATCTGACGGCGGACGCGGCGCGGTTGGGGGCGCCGGACATCGTGCCCTTGTAG
- a CDS encoding serine/threonine-protein kinase codes for MSEAERAGTSRQDTRQDDRERLLAGRYRLGGVLGRGGMGTVWRAVDETLGRTVAVKELRFPSNIDEEEKRRLITRTLREAKAIARIRNNSAVTVFDVVEEDDRPWIVMELVEGKSLAEVIREDGLLEPKRAAEVGLAVLDVLRSAHREGILHRDVKPSNVLLESDTDRVVLTDFGIAQVEGDPSITSTGMLVGAPSYISPERARGHKPGPAADLWSLGGLLYASVEGVPPYDKGSAIATLTAVMTEPMEEPKNAGPLRDVIYGLLTKDPEKRLDDAGARAMLNAVIHAPERKAEPEPVDATKVVPLPPQPDGPEGKGRSGAGAGSKRGEEAGERLRGALRSVRKAAASAGAAGAAAARTKSGGETVVSESGGAAAAGGASTGVGRAGTSSKAGSSGRASGAGAAGAAAGAGAGAGAGADDRAGERDAESANGQSGGRSSGWPVMTPPDLPPRPVPRAPLTDVVPKRTLVIIAVAVALVVLGVVLALTLGDDGDSKASASGGGKASAKASASADTKTDEDDGTRADGEKSASATTGSGSGAGDESGKTPSAGASATGGSGAGAGSGGDSKVVSTHKGSQGYSIGLPEGWKLQSTDSAGDRFTGPDGQKLLVAWTSTPKGDPVTDWKNQERGMVRSQYKRIRIEEVDYRGWNTADWEFTYVEGGTKYRTIDRGFVVNDHLGHALMYTAKASNWDSDLRKDTWKTLTDSFKPKS; via the coding sequence ATGTCGGAGGCGGAGCGGGCGGGGACATCTCGTCAGGACACTCGGCAGGACGACCGCGAGCGTCTCCTCGCGGGGCGGTACCGGCTGGGCGGAGTGCTCGGCCGGGGCGGCATGGGCACGGTGTGGCGTGCCGTGGACGAGACGCTCGGGCGGACCGTCGCCGTCAAGGAGCTGCGGTTCCCCTCGAACATCGACGAGGAGGAGAAGCGGCGGCTGATCACGCGCACGTTGCGTGAGGCCAAGGCGATCGCGCGGATCCGCAACAACAGTGCGGTGACGGTGTTCGACGTGGTCGAAGAGGACGACCGGCCGTGGATCGTGATGGAGCTCGTCGAGGGCAAGTCGCTCGCCGAGGTCATCCGGGAGGACGGTCTCCTGGAGCCCAAGCGGGCGGCCGAGGTCGGCCTGGCCGTGCTCGACGTGCTGCGGTCCGCGCACCGCGAGGGCATCCTGCACCGTGACGTGAAGCCGTCGAACGTTCTCTTGGAGTCCGACACCGACCGCGTCGTCCTCACCGACTTCGGTATCGCCCAGGTCGAGGGCGACCCCTCCATCACCTCGACCGGCATGCTCGTCGGTGCGCCCTCCTACATCTCCCCGGAGCGGGCCCGCGGCCACAAGCCGGGCCCCGCGGCCGACCTCTGGTCGCTGGGCGGGCTGTTGTACGCGTCGGTCGAGGGGGTGCCGCCGTACGACAAGGGCTCCGCGATCGCCACGCTCACGGCGGTGATGACCGAGCCGATGGAGGAGCCGAAGAACGCGGGACCGCTGAGGGACGTCATCTACGGCCTGCTCACCAAGGACCCCGAGAAGCGGCTCGACGACGCCGGTGCGCGGGCGATGCTCAACGCCGTCATCCACGCACCCGAGCGCAAGGCCGAGCCGGAGCCGGTGGACGCGACGAAGGTCGTGCCGCTGCCGCCGCAGCCCGATGGGCCCGAGGGCAAGGGCCGTTCGGGGGCCGGGGCCGGGAGCAAGCGGGGCGAAGAAGCCGGGGAGCGGTTGCGCGGGGCGCTGCGGTCCGTGCGGAAGGCCGCGGCGAGCGCGGGAGCGGCCGGGGCGGCTGCCGCTCGTACCAAGTCCGGGGGCGAGACGGTTGTTTCGGAGTCCGGTGGGGCAGCGGCGGCCGGTGGGGCGTCCACGGGAGTGGGCCGGGCCGGGACGTCGTCGAAGGCCGGGAGTTCCGGGCGGGCTTCTGGTGCCGGGGCGGCGGGAGCGGCTGCCGGTGCTGGAGCCGGTGCCGGTGCCGGTGCCGATGACCGTGCCGGTGAGCGGGACGCGGAGTCGGCGAACGGGCAGAGTGGGGGCCGGAGTTCCGGGTGGCCCGTGATGACGCCGCCGGATCTGCCGCCGCGGCCCGTGCCGAGGGCGCCGCTCACCGATGTGGTGCCGAAGCGGACGTTGGTGATCATCGCGGTGGCCGTGGCGCTCGTCGTGCTCGGTGTGGTGCTGGCCCTCACGCTCGGCGACGACGGCGACTCGAAGGCTTCGGCTAGCGGCGGGGGCAAGGCTTCCGCCAAGGCCAGTGCCAGTGCCGACACCAAGACGGACGAGGACGACGGTACGCGGGCGGACGGCGAGAAGTCCGCGTCCGCGACGACCGGGTCGGGGTCCGGCGCGGGGGACGAGAGCGGGAAGACGCCGAGTGCCGGGGCGAGCGCGACCGGCGGAAGCGGTGCCGGGGCGGGGTCCGGGGGCGACAGCAAGGTCGTGTCGACCCACAAGGGGAGCCAGGGGTACTCGATCGGGCTGCCCGAGGGGTGGAAGCTCCAGTCCACGGATTCCGCGGGTGACCGGTTCACCGGGCCCGACGGGCAGAAGCTGCTCGTCGCCTGGACGTCCACGCCGAAGGGCGACCCGGTGACGGACTGGAAGAACCAGGAGCGCGGCATGGTGCGCTCGCAGTACAAGAGGATCCGTATAGAGGAGGTGGACTACCGCGGCTGGAACACCGCTGACTGGGAGTTCACCTATGTCGAGGGCGGTACGAAGTACCGGACGATCGACCGCGGCTTCGTGGTGAACGACCATCTCGGACATGCGCTGATGTACACCGCGAAAGCTTCGAATTGGGACAGTGACCTGCGTAAGGACACATGGAAGACGCTGACGGATTCGTTCAAGCCGAAGTCATGA
- a CDS encoding serine hydrolase domain-containing protein has translation MPLLRALVALPVALTLLGLLAPALLGPSSTSSSARTASSSSTAQATDSLLPRLVTRGKAPAAALLARGRTGTHYARAGQGIARTDHFRAGSITKTFIATVVLQLAAERRLSLSDPVERYLPGLVRGAGNDGRALTLRSLLTHTSGLYDFAAATGGAVPLTPLQAVRIALTHPPADPGSFSYSNTNYVLLGLVIEHVTGRSYAAEAERRVIAPLGLTGTSFPGSRTSLPSPHGRAYATDGTDVTELDPRVAGASGELVTTLADLDRFYAALLGGRLMPPRWLREMLDTRAAHGSYGMGLFPLKLPCGTVVWGHNGRISGSYVRSAATVGGRRVLTFRVNTTAIADPGLEPRLLAAEFCPRTK, from the coding sequence ATGCCCCTGCTCCGGGCCCTGGTGGCCCTTCCGGTGGCCCTGACGCTCCTCGGTCTGCTGGCCCCGGCACTCCTCGGCCCGTCCTCCACCTCCTCGTCGGCACGCACCGCCTCGTCGTCCTCCACCGCACAGGCGACGGACTCCCTCCTGCCCCGGCTGGTCACCCGGGGCAAGGCCCCCGCCGCGGCCCTGCTGGCCCGCGGGAGGACCGGCACCCACTACGCCCGGGCCGGCCAGGGCATCGCCCGCACCGACCACTTCCGCGCCGGCAGCATCACCAAGACCTTCATCGCGACGGTCGTCCTGCAACTGGCCGCCGAGCGACGGCTGTCCCTCTCCGACCCGGTCGAGCGGTATCTGCCGGGCCTGGTGCGCGGGGCGGGCAACGACGGGCGCGCGCTGACCCTTCGTTCCCTGCTGACCCACACCAGCGGCCTGTACGACTTCGCCGCCGCGACCGGAGGTGCCGTCCCCCTCACGCCCCTTCAGGCCGTGCGCATCGCACTCACCCACCCCCCTGCCGACCCCGGCAGCTTCTCCTACTCGAACACCAACTACGTCCTGCTCGGCCTGGTCATCGAGCACGTCACCGGCCGCTCCTACGCCGCCGAGGCCGAGCGCCGCGTCATCGCTCCGCTGGGTCTGACCGGCACCTCCTTCCCTGGATCCCGCACCTCTCTGCCCTCTCCGCACGGCCGCGCCTACGCCACCGACGGAACCGATGTCACCGAACTCGACCCGCGGGTGGCCGGCGCCTCGGGCGAGCTGGTGACCACGCTCGCCGACCTCGACCGCTTCTACGCCGCGCTGCTCGGCGGCCGTCTGATGCCCCCGCGCTGGCTGCGCGAGATGCTCGACACCCGTGCCGCGCATGGCTCGTACGGCATGGGACTCTTCCCCTTGAAACTGCCGTGCGGCACCGTCGTCTGGGGGCACAACGGGCGCATTTCCGGCAGCTACGTGCGCTCCGCAGCCACCGTCGGCGGTCGTCGTGTCCTGACCTTCCGGGTGAACACGACGGCGATAGCGGATCCCGGTCTCGAACCCCGGCTGCTCGCCGCCGAGTTCTGCCCTCGCACCAAGTAG